The following is a genomic window from Episyrphus balteatus chromosome 1, idEpiBalt1.1, whole genome shotgun sequence.
TCGGTCCAGGTGGAGGCGGTGGATTTGGTAGTGTTCAACCAGGATATGGTGGTGGTGGATTTGGAGGTGGAGTGAAGCCAGGATATGGAGGAGGAAACTACGGAGGAGGACCTGGAGGAGGCGGTGGTTTCGGTGGTGGACATGGAGGTGGTGGAGGATTTGGTGGCAACCAAGGAGGTGGTGGAGGACTTGGAGGACACCAAGGAGGCGGTGGAGGATTTGGTGGACATCAAGGTGGGGGTGGAGGCGGACATCAAGGAGGTGGTGGAGGATTTGGGGGTCAACAGCAATTAGGAGGACATGGTGGTGGTGGCGGTCCAGGATTAGGAGGTATGTTTTCGTATAATTACATTCAGTGGTGAAGTGGAGgtttatataaattatattttgcttttttttttcaaggtggATTTGGTGGTGGCGGTTCCAGTAGTAATGCAATAGCTAGTGCCAATGCTCAAAGTTCAAATCATGGTGGTCTGAGCTCTTCCAATGCACAAGCTAGTGCTACATCATCAGCAGGCAACAACCCTCATTCCTATGGTTAAATTGTTCCTattgtaagatttttttttttaaataaacatgaCTAGAAAGAAGATAATAATAACTTGGatgtttgttttgttaattattattttattagcgttgattttgttgatgtttttcaTTGTTTGATAAATGACGCGTGTATTGAGAATGACTAAACTCCAGACGAACTTAATTTGAAAGTCTTTGTTCAATACCAAGGACACACAGTTTTGCAATAAGCAATAGGTATATCCACGTTAAAGTGTTTAAGATTTCATTTTTCCTCTGAAGATATCAAATAACTTTTGTTGTACATATATAACCAATAGACGACAAATTATATATGTTGACAGTAATTAATGCTTGTCTGAAGCACTCATCAAGTAATGACGTTTTAAAAgatagaaaatgtaataaaatctcTTAAAAAAACTACACTTTTAAATTCTAAGAAATGATTATTCAAAGATTTGGtccattggaatttttttcctagtttttaaattcttaagatttgtttttttttttttttctgtaaacaaacaaatacattaaactaaattgaaaaaattgttactaaAGTATTACCTAAGCCTATAGTGTCTACTCTTGCTAATAACAGTCTTGGCCAAAACTGTTTCGCACccctaaaaatatattattattcgAAAGATAAATAAGATTAAataacttattcaattttgaatCCCCCGGCTTGCCTCAAGCTGAAAGCCAAGAACTGTTACATAGAAAAGGACTCAAGACGCCTCCCTGGTGTATACCAATGTTGattgggaactcttcggtgactcctgcgAGAAATCTTAACTTTGTTCTTACTTGCATGTGCTCATAATCTCACAAATAGATCTTTGGGGCACCTCGTTGTCTTAAAGAAACCCATATCAGAAAGAGTCTATTAAATGCGTTTTCAGTTCGCTAACATAATATAAAAATCCCTTGAGGAATGACTTTGTTTTTCTCTTCCGATTGATTTATGGTTGATTTAACTGTAAAAACCCAACACTGGTTATCAGACAGTTGCATTATTTTTCATAGACGatcattaataataataaatcaaacCGGTGTTATCACAGTTTCGTGTATAATCCTCCCCCTTGTAGATTGGGAGAAGGGAAATTCCTGTTCCTCTGATTAGGTATTCAATTACCGCTGATAAGTTTGGAGATGAGAATCTAAATCTATCAAGACTACATGTCTCTCATCTTTTTTCAGAACTCAGAAGATATAATATCTAAAAAATTGTCTTTCCTTTCTTGAAGTTTTTTAACACCACACTAATTACTACGGCTGTGATGCGAGTACTTCTCAAAAATTAGATT
Proteins encoded in this region:
- the LOC129905778 gene encoding ctenidin-3-like is translated as MKVFVVLCLFAVAVHSAPQYGKRGHGHGGGGGGGGGGGGFGGGYGGGGGYGQGGQGFGPGGGGGFGSVQPGYGGGGFGGGVKPGYGGGNYGGGPGGGGGFGGGHGGGGGFGGNQGGGGGLGGHQGGGGGFGGHQGGGGGGHQGGGGGFGGQQQLGGHGGGGGPGLGGGFGGGGSSSNAIASANAQSSNHGGLSSSNAQASATSSAGNNPHSYG